Proteins encoded within one genomic window of Hemitrygon akajei chromosome 13, sHemAka1.3, whole genome shotgun sequence:
- the esm1 gene encoding endothelial cell-specific molecule 1 — protein sequence MSSASARLLLVVLVGTVEGFTLKYAVDCSYSCERTTACPVTAGCKRTVLDDCGCCKVCAAGRGEVCYRTVAGMDGVKCGPGLRCNFNSDEDDFGDEYGICRDCPFGTYGLECRKVCKCQFGICNRVTGQCIKFPFFQIHETKTGNHRETAPPSGNEQGSGYSTEDLKTNMLRDKTNSSFGEKRQPPR from the exons ATGTCTAGTGCTAGCGCTCGCTTGCTGCTCGTGGTTTTGGTTGGCACTGTGGAAGGGTTCACGCTGAAATATGCGGTTGACTGCTCTTACTCCTGTGAGCGGACCACCGCCTGCCCGGTGACGGCCGGCTGCAAAAGAACTGTGCTGGATGACTGCGGCTGCTGCAAGGTTTGTGCAGCCGGCAGAGGAGAGGTGTGTTACCGCACCGTGGCCGGCATGGACGGGGTTAAATGCGGGCCTGGACTCCGGTGCAACTTCAACAGCGACGAGGACGACTTTGGAGATGAATACGGCATTTGCAGAG ACTGCCCCTTTGGAACCTACGGATTAGAATGCAGGAAGGTTTGTAAGTGTCAGTTCGGGATCTGTAACAGAGTGACCGGGCAGTGCATAAAGTTTCCGTTTTTTCAAATTCATGAAACGAAAACTGGAAACCACAGGGAAACTGCGCCTCCGTCAG GAAACGAGCAAGGATCGGGCTATAGCACTGAAGACTTGAAGACGAATATGCTCAGAGATAAAACGAACAGTTCGTTTGGAGAAAAGCGACAACCTCCTCGCTGA